GCGATGGTGAGCACGGTGCCGTGCCGGTCGACGGCCGCGAAGACGTTGTCCGGGTTCGGAGAGTCGCCGCCGCTGTGCGGCAGCAGCCGGTCGCGGACGACGGTCAGCGCGCTCAGTGAGTCGATCTCCTGCATGGTCAGCCCCGAACGCGCCAGTGAGTCGCGGGACTTGGTCAGCTCGGTGTCGATCTGTCCGAGCACGTAGTGCCGCATGCCCATCAGGCTGATGGCCGTCGCCGCGACGATGCCGAGCGCCAGCAGCCCCACGTTCGCCAGCGTCAGCTTGCCCCGCAGGGAGTGGATGCCGCGCGGCCGGAGCAGCGGCGGGAGCCTGAGGAAGGTCATGCCAGCCCGTATCCCACGCCCCGCCGCGTGGTGATCACCGGCGGTCCGAGCACGTCCAGCTTGCGGCGCAGATAACTGATGTACGTCTCGACGACCGTGGACTCCGGCGGCGTGTGCTCGTACTGCCACACATGGCGCAGCAGCTGCTCCTTGGGCACGATCCGACCGCCGTTGCGCACCAGGAAGCGCAGCAGCGCGTACTCGGTGGGGGTCAGCTCGACCGAGTTTCCCGCCCGGTGCACCGAGTACGTCGTCTCGTCCAGCTCCAGGTCGCCGTAGCGCAGTGGCGGGCGCTGGGGCAGTACGTCGGCCGGGCGCGTACGGCGCAGCACGGCCCGTACCCGGGCGATCACCTCGTCGATGTTGAACGGCTTGGTGATGTAGTCGTCGCCGAAGCCGAGTGCGCCGACGACCTCGGCGGGCGCGTCACGCGCGGTGACGAAGACGAGCGCCAGGTCCGGCTGCCGCGCGCGGAGCTCACGGCCCAGCGCGCGTCCGTCGCCGTCCGGCAGCATCACGTCCAGCAGGGCCGCGTCGGGCCGGGTGCGTTCGGCGAGCGCGAGCGCCTCGCGGACGGTGCCCGCCGTCATCACCTGGAAGCGGTGGTAGCGCAGGGCGATCGCCAGGACGTCCGCGATGCTCTCCTCGTCCTCGACGACGAGGACGGTCGCCCCCTCGTGAGCCCCCTCGTGGGTTCCCTCGTGCGCTGCCTTGTTGGCGGTCATGCCCCCAGTATCCGCACGCGCCCGCGCCCGTGGGCGGGCCCGCCCCTTTGGAATTCCTTGAGAGTCCTGGCGGGCCGAGCCCCTGCGGGCACGCCACTGCCGATGCTGGTGCTCCAGGACCCGGGGGACCCGGATGAAGGAGCGTAGAGAGTGACGACATTGGCGCGGTGGTGCTATCGGCACCGGCTGGTGGTCCTGTTGCTGTGGGTGGGGGCGCTGCTCGGAGTGGGCGCGGCGGCGTCCGCCAAGGGCACGGACTACGCGAACGTCTTCTCCCTGCCGGACACGGACTCCAAGAGCGCGTACGACCTGATGGAGAAGGCCTTCCCGAAGGCCGCGGGCGACACCGACACGGTGGTGTGGAAGGTCGACGAAGGGTCGGTCCGGGACCAGTCCGTACGGTCGCGGATCGAGCCCGCGCTGGCGAAGATCGGGCGGATGCCGGGGGTCGGCGCGGTCACCGGCCCGTACGAGGGCGCCCGGGGGGCGGCGCAGATCAGCCGGGACGGGAAGATCGCGTACGCGCAGCTCACCTTCACCAAGCGGGCGAACGAGGCACCCACACAGCTCGTGCAGGACGTCGTCGACACCGCGCAGGGCGCCGAACGTGGCGGTCTGCAGGTCGAGTTGGGCGGACAGGCGATCACCCGCATCCAGCAGCCGCCCGCCGGCCTGTCCGAGATGGTCGGCGTCGTGGCCGCGGCCGTCGTGCTGTTCCTCGCCTTCGGCTCGCTCTACGCGATGCTGCTGCCGATCGCCGTCGCGATCTTCGGCGTCGGCATCGGACTGTTCTCCACCCAGCTGATCAGCCACGTCACGTCCGTGCCCGACATCGCACCGCTGCTCTCCTCGCTGATCGGCCTCGGCGTCGGCCTCGACTACGCCCTGTTCATCGTCACCCGGCACCGGCGCGGCATCCTGCGCGGTATGGAGCCGGAGGAGTCGGCGGTCACCGCCCTCAACACCTCCGGCCGGGCGGTGCTGTTCGCGGGCGGCACGGTGTGCATCGCGCTCGCCGGGATGCTGGTGACGAACCTGCGCTTCCTGGACGGCGTGGTCATCGGCACCTCGCTCACCGTGGTGCTGAGCGTGCTGGCGTCGGTCACCCTGCTGCCGGCTCTGCTCGGACTCCTCGGCCCGCGGGTGCTCGGCCGTCGGCAGCGGCGCCGTCTGGCGGCGAACGGGCCCGAGCCGGAGCGGGCCAGCGGACTTGCGGCACGCTGGTCGGAGACGGTGCAGAAGCGCCCCCGGACGGTCGCCGCGCTCGCCTTGGTCGTCATGGTCGTACTCGCCCTCCCCGTGCTGTCGCTGCGTCTGGGCGCCGCCGACCAGGGCAACGACGACGCGTCGCTGACGACCCGGAAGGCGTACGACCTGCTCGCCGAGGGCTTCGGCCCCGGCTTCAACGGACCGCTCCAGGTGGTGGCGGTCAGTGGCGACACGGACACCCTGGTCAAGGACATCCGCGACACCCACGGGGTGGCCCGGGCCACCGCGCTGCCGCCCGCGCAGGGCGTGACGGTCATCCAGGTCGTACCGACCACCTCGCCGCAGTCGGAGCAGACGGACAAGCTCATCGACACGCTGCGCGACGAGGTGATCCCTCAGGCGGGGGCGAAGGCCCACGTCGGCGGTGTCACGGCGGTCTCGAAGGACTTCGCGTCCGTCACGGGCGACCGCCTGCCGTACTTCATCGCGACCATCATCGGCCTGGGCTTCCTGCTCCTGCTGATCGCCTTCCGCTCGCTCGTGGTGCCGCTGACGGCCGCCGTGATGAACCTGATCGCGGCCGCCTCGTCCTTCGGCGTGCTCGTGGCGATCTTCCAGTGGGGCTGGGGACTCGACCTGCTGGGCCTGGGCAAGGAGGGCCCGATCCAGGCGTTCCTGCCGGTCATCATGCTCTCGCTGCTCTTCGGCCTGTCGATGGACTACCAGGTGTTCCTGGTGAGCCGGATGCACGAGGAGTGGGTGCACACCAAGGACAACGCCCGCGCGGTCCGGGTCGGCCTCGCGGAGACCAGCCGGGTCATCAACTCCGCGGCCCTGATCATGGTCTGCGTCTTCCTGGCCTTCGTGCTCAGCGGCAACTCGGGCGCGGCGATGGCGGGTGTCGGCCTCGCGGCGGCGGTGGCGCTGGACGCGTTCATCCTGCGGACGGCGCTCGTGCCCGCGGCGATGCATCTGTTCGGCCGGGCCAACTGGTGGCTGCCGGCGTGGCTGGAGAAGCGGCTGCCGCATCTGGCGGTGGAGCCGCAGGAGGAGGCGGCGGAGACCGCCGTGGAAGGAGGGCCCGCCTCGGCCGTCCACGGCTTCATCCGTACGGCCGACGGTGACCCGGTCGAGGGCGCGGTGGTGACGCTGCTGTCGAAGGGCGGGCGTCAACTGGACCGCGTCACGTCTCTCGCCGACGGCTCCTACATCCTCTCGGTGCCGGCACCGGGGACGTATCTGCTGGCGGCCACGGCACCGTCGTATGCCTCACGGGCCCGGCATGTGGTGGTCGAGGAGGGGCCGCTGGTCTATGACGTGGAATTGGCGGAGGGGGAGGTGGACGCCGTCAACTAGTCCTCGGAGTCCCGGCCTTGAGGATCTCGTCGACATCGAGGCTGACCTTGGCGCCGATGGAGTCGGGCAGAGTGACGATCTCGCCGGGGGCGTACGGGCGATGGTTCTCGTACTTGTCCCCGGCGGGGTCGGTGAGGACGTGGAGCCGCTGGTGCTTGCGGTCGACGATCACGTAGACCGGGATCTTGGCGCTGGCGTAGGCCTTGACCTTGGTACGCAGGTCGGCCTTCCAGTTGCTGGAGGTGACTTCCAGGACCAAGCGGAAGGCCACAGGGTCGAAGCAGTTGTTCTCGATGAGGTGCTCGTCGATGCTGGCCTCGACGATGCAGAGATCGGGAATCGCATAGTCCTCGGGGCCGTCCGGCAGCCAGACACCGATGCCTTGGTGCACTTCGGTTTCGTCCTCATCGAGACCAGCAGCCTCGAAGGGACGGGCCAGCTTCTTCAGCGCCCTCGAATGAGCGATGTCCGGGGGTGGCGTCACGAGGATCTGCCCTTCGATGATCTCGACGCGGTGGCCGGGCAGGCGATCCATGATGCGATTCGCCTCCGCGACCAGCGGTCGATCACCGTGTGGCTGCTCGACGGGTGCTGCGGACATCGCGTGCCTCCCATGGGCTGGTGTCGAGAGCATCATCGTAGGCAGGCCGGATGCCAGGTGTCCCGTTCGAACCGCTTCACCCGGAAGTGATCACTTGCCCTGCCCCTTGACGGCGGGATCCGGCAGCACCTTGGTCATCCCCGGCAAGAAGTCCGTGAACAGCTCGTGCACCTCGTGCACGAGCGGCCGCAGCACCCGGAAGCGGGCCAGCGACACACCGCGCGCCGTGAGTCGGGCGCCGCGCGCGGCGAGCCGGTAGCTGCGCTCGCGCCCCTCGGTCCGGTCGAAGATCCAGTACAGCACGAGCCCCATCTGGGACAGCCACATCAGCTCGGGCAGCACCTCCCGCAGCTCCTCCGGCACCTTGGTCTTCGCCCCGCGGAGCACCTCCTTGTGGACGCTGATGGCCTCCACGCGCGCGTGCTCCGACTCGGGGGAGAAGGGGCTGAGCGGGCTGTCCGGGTCGGCGGCGTTCTTGAAGAACTGCACCGCGAACTCGTGGTACGGCGTCGCGACGTCCAGCCACACCCTCAGCACACCGCTGAGCCGGGCCTCCAGATCGGTCTCCCGGTCCAGGACCTCACGGACCGCCGCCCGGTGCTCGGCGGCGAGCCGGTCGTAGAAGCCCTGGATCAGATGTTCCTTGCCGGCGAAGTAGTAGTACGCGTTGCCGACGGAGACCCCGGCCTCCTTGGCGATGGCCCGCATGGTGGTCCCGTCGTACCCACGCTCCTGGAACAGCCGCATGGCCGTCTCCAGGATCAGGGTGCGGGTCTGTTCGGACTTGGTGGGCGTACTGCCCGCTTCAGGGCTGTCGTTCTTCGCAGGCACGGAAAGAGAGCCTAACGAGTGGCGCAGGAACCGGTGTCGCAACCCGGCTTTGTGTACGTCCACCCCCACTGCGGGTCGTACGTCCACCCGTCGCCGCGCCGGTAGACCTTCCCGCCCCACTGCGCCCCGCGCCACTTGGCGGCGGCCAGCACCGCGCCCTTGGCGAGCCTGGCCCCCGAGGGGGTGCTCAGCCGGTGGGCGAGGGGCCGGTGCTCGCGCAGGGCCCACAGGGTCACGATCCAGGCGGCGGCGCCCCGGTAGACCTGCCCGGCGTCGCCGACCACGGTGATCTCGTCCAGGGTGGCGCGGTGATCGAGGCCGGGAAAGCGCCGACGGGCCTCTTCCGACCCGGCCGGAACCGGCTCCAGCGGCACCAGTTGCGGCTGCCGTACGAGCCAGTCGCGCACGTGGGAGCACAGGGAGCACTGGGCGTCGTAGAGGACGGTGAGCCCGTGGACCGGGACGCGCGCGGCGTCCCGGACCCGCGTGGCCGTCACGGTGCTCACGCCCTCGCCGAGGGTGCTCATGCCCCCGCCGAGGGCGCGGCCCACTCCTGCGGCCGAACGGGCGGCACCTGCTCCCGCTCCATCATCCCGCGCCGCCGGATCTTGTTGAGTACGAAGACGTTGCCGAGGTGCATCACGCCGAGCACCAGCAGCACCACGCCGAGCTTGGTCGACAGGGCCTCGAAGATCCCGCGGGTGTCTTCGATGGTGTCGTCGCCGTTCAGATACAGCGCGACGAAGCCGAGGTTGACGAGGTAGAAGCCCACCACGAGCAGGTGGTTGACGGCATCGGCGAGCTTCTCGTTCCCGTGCAGCACGTCGGCGAGAAAGATCCGTCCGTTGCGGCTGAGCGTGCGGGCCACCCAGACGGTCAGGGCGATGCTGACCAGCAGATAGATGACGTAGGCGATGACCGTGAGGTCCATGTCCCCACCCTTCTTGAACGCGTTCAAAACGCTGTCAGGGCTGAATGTACTCCCGTTTTTGAACGCGTTCAACTCGATCGCGAAGGGCTGCCCCTGACGCGCGGTCAGGCGTGGGCGGGCCCACGGGGTGCGAGGTCTTCGTCACCTCGGCATGACTCGATTTCGTCCATGTAAAAAGTCTGTGATTAGGTGGTGCGCGCCACGGATGAGTGGTAAAGGCTGATTGTGAAAGGAGCGCCCGTTGCGATCGAGTCGCATACGGATCCTCGCGACTGTTCTGGTGTTGACGGGCGTGGGCGTGGGCACGTGGCAGCTGCTGCCGGCCGATGAGAGCAGCGAACGGACGATCACGGTCGGGACGACGGACGCCGTGACGTCGCTGGATCCGGCCGGGGCGTACGACGCCGGCTCCTGGGCGTTGTTCAGCAGCGTCTACCAGTCGCTGCTGACCTTCGAGCCCGATGGCGTCGAGCCCGTGCCGGACGCGGCCAAGAGCTGCGCCTTCGTGGGGACGGACCTGCGGACCTACCGCTGCACCCTGCGTGAGGGCCTGAAGTTCCCCAGCGGGCGCGCGATGACGGCCGAGGACGTCAAGTACTCCTACGAGCGGGTCAAGCGCATCAACTCCGACGTCGGCCCCGCGACGCTGTTCGCGACCCTGCGCTCGGTCGACGCCGACGGGCTCACCGCCACCTTCCATCTGTCCTCGCCCGATGCGACCTTCCCGTTCAAGGTGGCCACCGGCGCCGGTGCGATCGTCGACCACACCAAGTACCCGGAGAACGGGCTGCGCAAGGACAACGCGGTCGACGGGACCGGTCCGTACCTCCTGACCTCGTACACGAAGGGCAAGGAAGCCGCCCTCGCGCCGAACGCGGACTACCAGGGCGATGTGAAGGAGATCGGCAAGCCGGTCGTACTGCGCCAGTACGCCGACTCCACCGCCCTGGAGAAGGCGTGGAAGGCGAAGGCGATCGACGTCGCCACGAACCAGCTGCCGCCCGCCGTGCTCGCCGGTCTCTCGCTGAGCGACACCAACCAGCGGGTCAGCGAGTCCGAAGGCGCCGAGATCCGCAGCCTCGTCCTCAACACCGCGGCCGACTCACCCATGCACGAGCGCGGCGTCCGCCAGGCCATCGCCTCGCTGATCGACCGCGATCAGCTGGTCAACAACGTGTACCAGGGCACTACCGAGCCGCTGTACTCGCTCATCCCGGCCGGTATCACCGGGCACATCACCTCGTTCTTCGACGCCTATCCCGAGGCGGACGCGAGCAAGGCCCGCGCCCTGCTCGCCGCGGCGGGCGTGCAGACCCCGGTCTCGTTCACCTACGGCTACGTCAAGGGCGGCGGCTCCTCCGGCGCGGAGGCCGCCGAGCTGAAGAAGCAGCTGGAGGCGAGCGGGCTGTTCAAGGTGGACCTCAAGGGCTACGAGTGGACGGCGTTCCAGAAGCAGTACGCGAGCGGCAAGCTCGACGCGTACGGCGTCGGCTGGGTCGCCGACTACCCGGACCCGGACACCTTCACCGCCCCGCTGGTCGGCACCGGCAACACCATGGAGAACGACTACAGCAACAAGGACGTCGACCACCTGATCCTGAGCAGCCAGCGCTACTCGGACCGCAGCCGGACCGATGCCGACTTCCAGAAGATCCAGCGGGCGGTGGCCGAGGACGTCCCGCTGATTCCCCTGTGGCAGCGCAAGCAGTACGTGGTCAGCAGTGAGGACGTCGGCGGCGGGCAGTACCTGTCGGACGGCACCGGTGTCGTGCGCCTGTGGCGACTGGACTGGATCTGACGTACGAGACATCTGACGTACGAGACATCTGACGTACGAGACATCGACGTGCGACGACATCTGACGTACGACGACATCTGACGTACGACGACGGGAGCACGCGCGGCGGCCGCCACGCGTGCTCTCCCTTTAAGTCACGCGCTCCTCCGCGTGGCTCGCGGCTCAGTCGCCCGAGAACCCGAAAATCCCCAGGTGGGTGGGCTCGTCGCCGGTGTACAGAACGACGTACAAGCCGGTCCACCGCATGCGGCACTCGTCAAAGAGCGTCTTCGCACGGTCGGGCGGAAGTCCGATGGCCGCATGGTCCTGGGCGAGCAGCTCCTCGAACCGACCGGGCGTCGGGCGATCGGTGCCGAAGTGATGCACGACGCGCTCGGGCGCCAGCGGGCGCAGCGTCCCGTAGTCCTCGATGTTGTGGTCCGACGGGGCGGCGGTCGTGTGGACGACGCTGTCGATGTCCAGGATCGAGTGCGTCCCCTCGTTGCCCATGAACTCCTGGTCCTGCCACAGCTCCTCAAGGTCCCGGTAGGACTCGTCGTCGCCATAGAGTTCCTGGAAGACCTGCGCGTGCAGAGCCTCCAGGGACTCCTCGACCGTGCCCTTGTACGGAGTGACGTAGTCCCAGCCACTGGCACCCATGCGCCGCTCCTCCCGTTCTTCCGGTGCGACATCTACAAGATCGCTGTCACCTTAGGGAAGGGGAGTGACACTGGGGCCCGCAGTGAGCGGGAGTATCGCCCGCTCGCCTGGGACCGCTCGCTGAGTCGACTCAGCGGCCCGCGAGGCGCCCCTCCGAACGAGCCGGGGCCCCACTGTCAGTGGCGCCCCCTACTGTCGGCGGCATGGCAATCGTGACGTTCGTCGACGAGACGACAGCGGGGGAGCGGGGTGCGGGCTGGGGGCTCGACATCGCTGAGGAGCGGCTCACCGTGCGGGAGCTGATCCGGCGGCGGGTGTTTCAGGAGGTCGCCGAGTACAACGCGCGCACTCCGGGCGTGTTCCAGGGGCTGGTGCAGCCCGAGGACGCCGAGCGGGTGCTGAACGGGTACGCCCTGCGGACGCCCCGGCGGATAGACCCCGAGGCGCAGACCGAGCTGGCGCTGAAGGCCTTTGCGGGGAATGGGTTCCTGGTGCTTGTGGGCGACCGGCAGGTGACCGAGCTCGATGACGAGGTCGAGCTGGGGTTCGGCACCGAGGTGACGTTTCTGAAGCTCGTTCCGCTGGTGGGGGGATGACCGTGCAGTTCATCCAGACGTACAGGGACCTGATCCGGCAGCGGCTCGCCGACGGTGACCTGGGGGCGCTCGCCGTCGACATGCTCAAGGCTGCCGCTGTGAACAACGGGAGGTGGGCGGGGCGTTGGGGCGAGGTGCTGGACGAGCTGCGTGAGCTGCCCCTGGAGACGCGGACGTCGCTGTGCGATGCCCTCGTGGAGCAGTACCACTCGGACGCGGCGGGGCCGATCGCCCGGGACCACGCTCTGACCCTGCTCGGCGTCGTCTCCCGCGGCCTTCCCGGCGATCGGCTCTCCGTGGAGCGGCTGCGCAAGCTCGACGAACTCTCCCTGCAACAGTGCGTCTGGTACGGCTCGCGCTACGAGGCACTTGCCGAGGCCGAGCTGGCCGCGGGTCGCCCGCTCGCGCCGGCCGTCGTGGCCGTCTTCCGCCGCACGGCCCTGGAGGCGTACGGCGACGAGTCCGCGGTCAAGCTGGCGGCCACGCTCACCGAGCCCGTTCTCAACGTCGGCGAGGAGTGGGCCGAGCAGGCCCTGGCCGACGGCACCGGCCATGACTGGCAGGCCCTGCTCCGCCACGCCACGACCGCCACCGCGTCCAAGCCCACCACCAAGTGGGACAAGCAGGCCCGTGCCCTCATCGAAGCCCTCGGCGCCGACCGTGTCCGGGACACTGTGCTGCCCTGGCTCGCCCTCGTCGGCCGTCCCCGGACGCTCACGCTGGAACACCAGAGGTACGGGCCGGACGTCAACGCAGCCTACGACCCCTACAACGCCAACGCCCTGCGCGGCCTGGCCTGGCTGCTCTCGCTCCTGCCGCCGCACCCCCAGACCGCTCGTGCGCTCGGCGCGCTCGTGGAGACCTCACTGAAGAAGGTCGCGGGGCTCGGCCCGCGGAACCCGAAGGTCGCCAACGCCTGCGTCGTCGCGCTCTCCCGCATCGACAGCGAGCCGGCCCTCGCCGAACTCGCCCGACTGGCCACCCGGGTGACGTACAAGAACACCGCGAAGCTCATCGACACCGCCCTGGAGACCCGCGCCGTCGCGCTCGGCCTCGGCCGCGAGGAGATCGAGGAACTGGCCGTACCGGCCTATGGGCTGACCGAGGTCGGCCGCGCCGAGTACGGGCTCGGCGATGCCACCGCCCTGCTCGAAGTCCACGGCTCCAGGACGGTCCTCGGCTGGCGCAACGCGGCCGGGAAGCCGGTCAAGGCCGTGCCCGCCGCCGTCAAACGCGACCACCCCGACGAGCTGAAGGAACTCAAGGCCGCCGTCAAGGACATCGACAAGATGCTCTCGGCCCAGAGCGAGCGCCTGGACCGCCAGTTCCTGGCGCGCCGCACCTGGTCGTACGACACCTGGCGCGAGCGTTACCTCGACCATCCCCTCGTCGGCACCCTGGCCCGTCGCCTCCTGTGGACGGTCGACGATACGACGGTCGGGTACGCGGACGGAGCCCTGCGCACCCTCACCGGCGATCCGCTCGACGAAGGCACCGAGGTGCGGCTCTGGCACCCGGTCGAGCACGAGCCCGCCGAGATCGTCGCCTGGCGCGACTGGCTGGAACGGCACGAGATCACGCAGCCGTTCAAGCAGGCCCACCGCGAGGTGTACCTGCTCACGGACGCCGAGCGCGCCACGGGCACGTACTCCAACCGCTTCGCGGCCCACGTCCTGCGCCAGCACCAGTTCCATTCCCTGGCCGCCATCCGGGGCTGGCGCAACAAGCTCCGGCTGTCCGTCGACGACGAGGCACCTCCGGCCACCCGCGAGCTGCCCCAGTGGGGCCTGCGCGCGGAGTACTGGATCGAGGGCGACGGCGGCGAGCACTACGAGGACATCACGGAGTCCGGAAGCTTCCTCAGGCTGCGCACCGACCAGGTCCGCTTCTATCCGATCGACGCCCCGGAGAACTCGGCGCACTGCTGCGGAGGCGAGTACCGCATGTGGCTGCGCGACGGGGAGGACCCG
The Streptomyces sp. CGMCC 4.7035 DNA segment above includes these coding regions:
- a CDS encoding response regulator transcription factor, which encodes MTANKAAHEGTHEGAHEGATVLVVEDEESIADVLAIALRYHRFQVMTAGTVREALALAERTRPDAALLDVMLPDGDGRALGRELRARQPDLALVFVTARDAPAEVVGALGFGDDYITKPFNIDEVIARVRAVLRRTRPADVLPQRPPLRYGDLELDETTYSVHRAGNSVELTPTEYALLRFLVRNGGRIVPKEQLLRHVWQYEHTPPESTVVETYISYLRRKLDVLGPPVITTRRGVGYGLA
- a CDS encoding MMPL family transporter, with the protein product MARWCYRHRLVVLLLWVGALLGVGAAASAKGTDYANVFSLPDTDSKSAYDLMEKAFPKAAGDTDTVVWKVDEGSVRDQSVRSRIEPALAKIGRMPGVGAVTGPYEGARGAAQISRDGKIAYAQLTFTKRANEAPTQLVQDVVDTAQGAERGGLQVELGGQAITRIQQPPAGLSEMVGVVAAAVVLFLAFGSLYAMLLPIAVAIFGVGIGLFSTQLISHVTSVPDIAPLLSSLIGLGVGLDYALFIVTRHRRGILRGMEPEESAVTALNTSGRAVLFAGGTVCIALAGMLVTNLRFLDGVVIGTSLTVVLSVLASVTLLPALLGLLGPRVLGRRQRRRLAANGPEPERASGLAARWSETVQKRPRTVAALALVVMVVLALPVLSLRLGAADQGNDDASLTTRKAYDLLAEGFGPGFNGPLQVVAVSGDTDTLVKDIRDTHGVARATALPPAQGVTVIQVVPTTSPQSEQTDKLIDTLRDEVIPQAGAKAHVGGVTAVSKDFASVTGDRLPYFIATIIGLGFLLLLIAFRSLVVPLTAAVMNLIAAASSFGVLVAIFQWGWGLDLLGLGKEGPIQAFLPVIMLSLLFGLSMDYQVFLVSRMHEEWVHTKDNARAVRVGLAETSRVINSAALIMVCVFLAFVLSGNSGAAMAGVGLAAAVALDAFILRTALVPAAMHLFGRANWWLPAWLEKRLPHLAVEPQEEAAETAVEGGPASAVHGFIRTADGDPVEGAVVTLLSKGGRQLDRVTSLADGSYILSVPAPGTYLLAATAPSYASRARHVVVEEGPLVYDVELAEGEVDAVN
- a CDS encoding Uma2 family endonuclease — encoded protein: MSAAPVEQPHGDRPLVAEANRIMDRLPGHRVEIIEGQILVTPPPDIAHSRALKKLARPFEAAGLDEDETEVHQGIGVWLPDGPEDYAIPDLCIVEASIDEHLIENNCFDPVAFRLVLEVTSSNWKADLRTKVKAYASAKIPVYVIVDRKHQRLHVLTDPAGDKYENHRPYAPGEIVTLPDSIGAKVSLDVDEILKAGTPRTS
- a CDS encoding TetR/AcrR family transcriptional regulator, giving the protein MPAKNDSPEAGSTPTKSEQTRTLILETAMRLFQERGYDGTTMRAIAKEAGVSVGNAYYYFAGKEHLIQGFYDRLAAEHRAAVREVLDRETDLEARLSGVLRVWLDVATPYHEFAVQFFKNAADPDSPLSPFSPESEHARVEAISVHKEVLRGAKTKVPEELREVLPELMWLSQMGLVLYWIFDRTEGRERSYRLAARGARLTARGVSLARFRVLRPLVHEVHELFTDFLPGMTKVLPDPAVKGQGK
- a CDS encoding thiol-disulfide oxidoreductase DCC family protein produces the protein MSTLGEGVSTVTATRVRDAARVPVHGLTVLYDAQCSLCSHVRDWLVRQPQLVPLEPVPAGSEEARRRFPGLDHRATLDEITVVGDAGQVYRGAAAWIVTLWALREHRPLAHRLSTPSGARLAKGAVLAAAKWRGAQWGGKVYRRGDGWTYDPQWGWTYTKPGCDTGSCATR
- a CDS encoding ABC transporter substrate-binding protein, whose protein sequence is MRSSRIRILATVLVLTGVGVGTWQLLPADESSERTITVGTTDAVTSLDPAGAYDAGSWALFSSVYQSLLTFEPDGVEPVPDAAKSCAFVGTDLRTYRCTLREGLKFPSGRAMTAEDVKYSYERVKRINSDVGPATLFATLRSVDADGLTATFHLSSPDATFPFKVATGAGAIVDHTKYPENGLRKDNAVDGTGPYLLTSYTKGKEAALAPNADYQGDVKEIGKPVVLRQYADSTALEKAWKAKAIDVATNQLPPAVLAGLSLSDTNQRVSESEGAEIRSLVLNTAADSPMHERGVRQAIASLIDRDQLVNNVYQGTTEPLYSLIPAGITGHITSFFDAYPEADASKARALLAAAGVQTPVSFTYGYVKGGGSSGAEAAELKKQLEASGLFKVDLKGYEWTAFQKQYASGKLDAYGVGWVADYPDPDTFTAPLVGTGNTMENDYSNKDVDHLILSSQRYSDRSRTDADFQKIQRAVAEDVPLIPLWQRKQYVVSSEDVGGGQYLSDGTGVVRLWRLDWI
- a CDS encoding DUF4132 domain-containing protein codes for the protein MTVQFIQTYRDLIRQRLADGDLGALAVDMLKAAAVNNGRWAGRWGEVLDELRELPLETRTSLCDALVEQYHSDAAGPIARDHALTLLGVVSRGLPGDRLSVERLRKLDELSLQQCVWYGSRYEALAEAELAAGRPLAPAVVAVFRRTALEAYGDESAVKLAATLTEPVLNVGEEWAEQALADGTGHDWQALLRHATTATASKPTTKWDKQARALIEALGADRVRDTVLPWLALVGRPRTLTLEHQRYGPDVNAAYDPYNANALRGLAWLLSLLPPHPQTARALGALVETSLKKVAGLGPRNPKVANACVVALSRIDSEPALAELARLATRVTYKNTAKLIDTALETRAVALGLGREEIEELAVPAYGLTEVGRAEYGLGDATALLEVHGSRTVLGWRNAAGKPVKAVPAAVKRDHPDELKELKAAVKDIDKMLSAQSERLDRQFLARRTWSYDTWRERYLDHPLVGTLARRLLWTVDDTTVGYADGALRTLTGDPLDEGTEVRLWHPVEHEPAEIVAWRDWLERHEITQPFKQAHREVYLLTDAERATGTYSNRFAAHVLRQHQFHSLAAIRGWRNKLRLSVDDEAPPATRELPQWGLRAEYWIEGDGGEHYEDITESGSFLRLRTDQVRFYPIDAPENSAHCCGGEYRMWLRDGEDPVHPLPLTDIPPLVLSEVLRDVDLFVGVASVGNDPTWQDGGPGGRFREYWTSYGFGELGQSAQTRRVLLERLIPRLAIADRCLLEGRFLHVTGERHTYKIHLGSGNILRTPNDQYLCIVPKANAGGPQTGYLPFEGDRMLAVILSKAMMLARDTEITDSTILSQLR